The following are from one region of the Vitis riparia cultivar Riparia Gloire de Montpellier isolate 1030 chromosome 14, EGFV_Vit.rip_1.0, whole genome shotgun sequence genome:
- the LOC117929711 gene encoding transcription factor bHLH94-like yields the protein MALEAVVFQQDLFGYNGKDLYSLFGGNWSCEFGLEKEDEKSCCFDTLESQTETSHHYENWNSPSQPPPPSVVPHLNEWHHHNSSPEGLIPKQVPEFDSTLPTATSSSSRPKRRRSKSKKNQEEIENQRMTHIAVERNRRKQMNEYLSVLRSLMPESYVQRGDQASIIGGAINFVKELEQRLQWLGGQKEKENGEAGSSAPFSEFFTFPQYSTSSTVSDNSVSMADTVGGNQAVIADIEVTMVESHANLKIRSRRRPKQLLRMVSGLQSLHLTILHLNVTTIDQTVLYSLSVKVEDDCKLTSVDDIATAVYQMLGRIQEEAMIN from the exons atggcactTGAAGCTGTGGTCTTTCAACAAGACCTGTTTGGTTATAATGGCAAAGATCTTTACAGCTTGTTTGGGGGGAACTGGAGCTGTGAATTTGGCCTTGAAAAGGAGGATGAGAAAAGTTGCTGCTTTGACACTCTTGAGAGCCAAACAGAAACAAGCCATCATTATGAGAATTGGAattctccttctcaacctcctCCTCCTTCAGTAGTGCCTCACTTGAACGAGTGGCACCATCACAATTCATCCCCAGAAGGCCTAATCCCAAAACAAGTTCCGGAATTTGATTCCACTCTTCCGACCGCCACATCATCTTCCTCTCGCCCCAAGAGACGCCGATCCAAGAGCAAAAAGAACCAAGAAGAAATCGAAAACCAGAGAATGACTCACATTGCAGTCGAGCGCAACCGCCGCAAGCAGATGAATGAGTATCTCTCCGTCCTCCGCTCATTGATGCCTGAATCCTATGTTCAAAGG GGTGATCAAGCGTCTATCATAGGAGGTGCGATCAACTTTGTCAAGGAGCTTGAGCAGCGCCTGCAGTGGCTCGGTGGtcagaaagagaaggaaaatggcGAGGCTGGAAGTTCCGCACCCTTCTCTGAATTCTTCACTTTTCCACAGTACTCAACAAGCTCAACTGTGAGTGATAACTCGGTGTCCATGGCGGATACTGTGGGTGGAAACCAGGCGGTCATTGCTGACATTGAAGTGACCATGGTGGAGAGCCATGCCAACCTGAAAATAAGGTCGAGAAGGCGGCCGAAGCAGCTGCTGAGAATGGTGTCCGGATTGCAATCCCTGCACCTCACAATCCTCCACCTCAATGTCACAACCATTGATCAAACTGTGCTTTATTCTCTGAGTGTGAAG GTAGAAGATGACTGCAAGCTGACTTCAGTAGATGATATTGCCACTGCTGTGTATCAGATGCTAGGtaggattcaagaagaggctaTGATAAATTGA